One genomic segment of Drosophila melanogaster chromosome 3L includes these proteins:
- the Neos gene encoding neosin, isoform B has product MSDPGSAGYNITKDPALAKSRIFLGNLPVCTREELVSICQPYGKVLGSMVQKNYGFVQFETEELANKAASALHKSTFKQNMLTVRNASIKSKAANAIAKRNSNQGGQVTVQGGLVMSAAAAAAGQPLINDCEIIVQNRENTKYAEYIEERLKNSSLRVDVLFPNEDVLLGKVLANISSRGCLYAVLVTPQHEEHNSITVNILYGVPAEHRNMPLEDAITLISTDFRLKKQRDAVVLPPSTSIHKGQRRHPQEMQGLLERLADNHPLTASQYEVILKYLEGEREEQLKREVGEANALAKLKAPDPEIELQKKILSIMNKPAVTDVTSELMYPTFEAVKEDRRLMELLADDRVLAALESVYNSDLRQILAEYL; this is encoded by the exons ATGTCTGATCCAGGAAGCGCCGGCTACAACATAACCAAGGATCCGGCCCTGGCAAAGAGTCGAATCTTCTTGGGCAACCTGCCGGTTTGCACGCGCGAGGAGCTGGTGAGCATTTGCCAGCCATATGGCAAAGTGCTCGGTTCGATGGTCCAGAAGAACTACGGATTCGTGCAGTTTGAAACGGAGGAGCTGGCCAATAAAGCCGCCTCCGCCCTGCACAAGTCCACTTTTAAGCAAAACATGCTCACCGTACGCAACGCCAGCATTAAATCGAAGGCGGCCAATGCTATCGccaaaagaaattcaaatcAAGGAGGCCAGGTGACAGTTCAGGGTGGACTTGTGATgtcagcggcggcagcggcagcaggtCAACCCCTCATCAATGATTGCGAGATCATAGTCCAAAATCGCGAGAATAC CAAATACGCAGAATACATTGAGGAGCGGCTAAAGAATTCCAGTCTGCGCGTGGATGTACTCTTTCCCAACGAGGACGTCTTGCTAGGCAAGGTCCTGGCCAACATCTCTTCGCGCGGCTGCTTGTATGCGGTATTGGTCACGCCGCAGCACGAGGAACACAACAGCATCACAGTAAACATTTTGTATGGCGTACCCGCTGAGCATCGCAACATGCCGCTGGAGGACGCCATCACCCTGATCTCCACCGATTTTAGGCTCAAAAAACAGCGCGACGCTGTCGTCTTACCGCCGTCAACATCCATACACAAGGGACAGCGACGACATCCCCAGGAAATGCAGGGGCTGCTGGAAAGGCTGGCAGACAATCATCCATTGACCGCGTCGCAGTACGAGGTGATTCTTAAGTACCTCGAAGGCGAACGCGAGGAGCAACTGAAGCGAGAGGTGGGCGAGGCCAATGCTCTGGCCAAGCTAAAAGCTCCCGATCCAGAGATCGAGCTGCAGAAGAAGATTCTTAGCATCATGAACAAGCCGGCAGTAACCGATGTCACCAGCGAGCTCATGTATCCCACTTTCGAGGCAGTCAAGGAGGACAGAAGGCTAATGGAGCTACTTGCTGACGATCGAGTGTTGGCGGCCCTGGAAAGTGTTTACAACTCGGATCTCAGACAGATTTTAGCCGAGTATTTATAG
- the mRpL50 gene encoding mitochondrial ribosomal protein L50 → MAAILRKTLILAGSLHRSFASAAKAAKAKPVKTSTISAVGESIAAKGFLRPHKPYSPPADAAERIRTVAASLQLKSDQLGNLSEKFEFLNACFQELQHGVPNSQVHELRTVSDVIAFYQTAVDTTVPFDALKRIELPENLHIQYEYVRFHPETDTKFDGKTAFPKSSTLVTGLKYRGKYEGHEAKRSWP, encoded by the exons ATGGCAGCGATTTTACGTAAAACCCTAATT CTTGCGGGAAGCCTGCATAGGAGTTTTGCCTCCGCCGCCAAGGCCGCAAAAGCAAAGCCCGTCAAAACCAGCACCATTTCAGCTGTCGGCGAGTCCATCGCCGCCAAGGG CTTCTTGCGTCCCCATAAGCCGTACTCCCCACCTGCAGATGCCGCCGAACGTATTCGAACCGTAGCCGCCTCGCTTCAACTGAAATCCGACCAGTTGGGGAATCTCTCCGAGAAATTCGAATTCCTGAACGCGTGCTTCCAGGAGCTGCAGCACGGAGTGCCCAACTCCCAGGTACATGAACTGCGCACCGTCAGCGATGTTATCGCTTTCTACCAAACAGCTGTGGACACCACCGTGCCGTTTGATGCACTGAAGCGCATCGAGCTGCCGGAGAATTTGCACATCCAGTACGAGTACGTGCGATTCCATCCCGAGACAGATACCAAATTCGACGGCAAAACGGCTTTCCCCAAGAGCTCCACCCTAGTCACCGGTCTCAAGTACCGTGGAAAGTACGAGGGACACGAAGCCAAGCGATCCTGGCCTTAG
- the mei-P22 gene encoding meiotic P22 — protein MDRTTVVPSPASTYCSFMGGSQHSPLRRSQRLIDKENRDLQKIPPKSLSPQLFGNTEDDYSELLLQQGKVVHLKPAAKLVPVRSSDNLVHLGSRDKVVPLKTSNRIVHLKPPYKIIHLKSLDEVEKTVKKKNNIQKEVHQRNSQRRSIQCTPKKRGRKPKQPAKKLQSRISTDQLGSTPSPSKLPAKYPAHFVHQLPPAEDSSCATRRRSLSAPAMQLSDLSLTPDEIQTPERRGEIVNKSPSDLDSDVSLNFSLSDSIGEIFGTKDISSILTMQRPRQYILLEEHLPTLATMLNVDLERLRCVLDITQGLSHEQILRFPIKHEEDELEVP, from the coding sequence ATGGACAGGACAACAGTTGTCCCGAGTCCGGCCTCCACCTACTGCTCCTTTATGGGTGGCTCCCAGCACTCCCCATTGCGGCGATCACAGCGCCTCATCGACAAGGAAAACCGGGATCTGCAGAAGATTCCGCCCAAAAGTCTTTCTCCTCAGTTATTTGGAAACACTGAAGATGATTACAGTGAACTATTGTTGCAGCAAGGGAAAGTGGTTCACCTGAAGCCTGCAGCTAAGTTGGTGCCCGTGAGATCCTCGGATAATCTAGTCCATCTTGGATCCCGGGATAAAGTTGTCCCCTTGAAAACTTCCAATAGAATCGTTCACCTGAAGCCTCCATATAAGATTATCCACCTCAAAAGTTTAGATGAAGTTGAAAAGACCGTAAAGAAGAAGAATAATATTCAGAAAGAAGTTCATCAAAGGAATTCACAAAGGAGAAGCATTCAATGCACTCCCAAAAAACGTGGTCGAAAACCAAAGCAACCGGCTAAGAAACTGCAGTCAAGAATTTCCACCGATCAGCTAGGAAGCACACCATCGCCATCCAAGCTGCCTGCCAAATATCCCGCCCATTTTGTTCATCAACTTCCGCCCGCTGAGGATTCCAGCTGTGCCACTCGAAGACGATCCTTATCTGCTCCAGCTATGCAACTTAGCGATCTAAGCCTCACACCCGATGAGATCCAAACTCCGGAGCGGCGCGGTGAAATCGTAAACAAATCGCCATCGGATCTCGACTCCGATGTCTCCTTGAACTTCTCGCTGTCCGATTCCATTGGCGAGATCTTCGGCACCAAGGACATCAGCAGCATTCTGACCATGCAGCGGCCGCGTCAGTACATTTTGCTGGAGGAGCATCTGCCCACACTGGCCACCATGTTGAACGTTGACTTGGAGCGACTGCGCTGCGTGCTGGATATCACTCAGGGCTTGAGCCACGAGCAAATCCTGCGCTTTCCGATAAAACATGAAGAGGATGAATTGGAAGTACCTTAG
- the Cdc27 gene encoding cell division cycle 27, isoform B, which produces MMIQEPVQAAIWHCLNYYDFKDAVFLSERLCSEVESDETIFLLATSYFRSNQVHQAYWLLKEKARRSPQCRFLQAKCAYELKKYAEAESALISTGFADAKNCDELQRDFGDLACFAYQLMAQICMRTERNKLAVSALRRALKLNPFMWHAFADLCLLGQDTDAAAIFQIHSTDVFNTCQGSSVNANAMVLFGAEQQGQQHQERQSLITNLSNVSNYILTTPVDQQQQQINQNQNQHHNSNMVTPINNNNNNNNLNSSISMLRGGLVQNSSMLAMLEDTPMGAPQDPAGQYQQNQQLYDMSSGTPFRKQFKYLSAISPPTPSFGIMPLTSPCTGNDGSFIGNHTPVMNISYSPMPQMLVEVNQEPKMMGKKLKTHVGGLINRKEGSLNKPAVFTQAGNITPRTPNNNNVGNNGNMNVPPNPNAAVRRSSRLFSNSYSVKENNKSPNIANKFVQPRSPPRKAKSRMTKICLNNELIEDKSHHLSEKRKEKVETITSSGANNNSGGRSAAEEAKVLLNNSLNNAQTMAHQLMGLKKQSADGLMALLRGLAEAYQLLSNFQCKAAIKQLETTIPKHHLNSSWVQSLIGLARYEMREYEAAVAIFETIHKTEPCRLDYMEIYSSSLWHLQREVELSALAQDLINQDKTSPVTWCVSGNCFSLQKEHETAIKFFKRAVQVDPDFVYSYTLLGHELVLTEEFDKAMDYFRAAVVRDPRHYNAWYGIGTIYSKQEKYELAEIHYVKALKINPQNSVILVHIGAMQFYMKKKDLSLQTLNTAATLDPKNPLTRFHRGSIYFSLGKYQEALRELEELKEVVPKESVVFYLIGKIHKTLGNMDLALMHFSWATDLDPKGANNQIKDAFDSMAHPSCCPANTTALDVDLEPTSERSDDSTQAQQDGSYDSDY; this is translated from the exons ATGATGATTCAAGAGCCCGTGCAG GCCGCCATATGGCATTGCCTGAACTACTACGACTTCAAGGATGCCGTTTTCCTGTCGGAACGCCTGTGCTCAGAAG TGGAGAGCGACGAGACGATATTCCTGCTGGCCACCAGCTACTTCCGCTCCAATCAGGTGCACCAGGCATATTGGCTGCTCAAGGAGAAGGCACGCCGCTCGCCGCAGTGCCGCTTTCTGCAGGCCAAATGTGCCTACGAGCTGAAAAAATACGCTGAGGCGGAGAGTGCCCTGATCTCCACGGGATTCGCGGACGCCAAGAACTGCGATGAGCTGCAGCGGGACTTCGGGGATCTGGCCTGCTTCGCCTATCAGCTAATGGCCCAGATCTGCATGAGGACCGAGCGCAATAAACTGGCCGTTAGTGCTTTAAGGCGCGCCCTCAAACTGAACCCCTTCATGTGGCACGCATTCGCGGATCTGTGCCTGCTGGGCCAGGATACAGATGCGGCGGCCATATTCCAAATCCACAGCACAGATGTGTTCAATACCTGCCAGGGCAGCAGCGTAAATGCCAATGCAATGGTGCTGTTCGGAGCCGAGCAGCAGGGTCAACAGCATCAGGAGCGCCAGTCGCTGATCACCAACCTAAGCAATGTCTCCAACTACATTCTGACCACGCCCGTggatcagcagcaacaacagatcAACCAGAATCAGAACCAGcaccacaacagcaacatggtGACGCCCatcaacaataataataataacaacaatctCAATAGTTCGATCAGCATGCTGCGCGGGGGTTTGGTACAAAACTCCAGCATGCTGGCGATGCTGGAGGACACACCTATGGGAGCTCCGCAGGACCCGGCCGGCCAGTATCAGCAGAACCAGCAGCTCTACGACATGAGCAGCGGTACTCCGTTTCGCAAACAGTTCAAATACCTATCGGCCATCTCACCGCCAACACCGAGCTTCGGCATCATGCCTTTAACTAGTCCGTGCACCGGCAACGATGGATCCTTCATTGGCAACCACACGCCCGTTATGAATATAAGCTATTCGCCGATGCCACAGATGTTGGTCGAGGTCAACCAGGAGCCGAAGATGATGGGCAAAAAGCTAAAGACACATGTGGGCGGACTCATCAATCGCAAAGAGGGCAGCCTTAATAAACCCGCCGTCTTTACGCAAGCCGGAAACATAACGCCCCGCACTCCGAACAACAATAATGTGGGCAACAATGGCAATATGAATGTGCCGCCCAATCCGAATGCTGCAGTGCGTCGCAGTTCGCGGCTGTTCAGCAACTCGTATTCGGTGAAGGAGAACAATAAATCGCCCAACATAGCCAACAAGTTCGTGCAGCCACGTTCGCCGCCCCGCAAAGCCAAGTCACGGATGACCAAGATCTGCCTAAATAACGAACTGATCGAGGATAAGTCCCACCACCTCTCCGAGAAGCGCAAGGAGAAGGTGGAGACTATTACTTCCTCGGGAGCGAATAACAACAGCGGTGGACGCAGTGCCGCCGAGGAGGCCAAAGTACTGCTGAACAATAGCCTAAACAATGCCCAGACGATGGCCCACCAGCTGATGGGACTCAAGAAACAATCGGCCGATGGGCTGATGGCCCTGCTGCGGGGTTTAGCTGAAGCCTATCAGCTGCTCTCGAACTTCCAGTGCAAGGCGGCCATAAAGCAGCTGGAGACGACGATACCAAAGCACCACCTGAACTCCAGCTGGGTGCAGTCGCTCATCGGACTGGCCAGGTACGAGATGCGTGAGTATGAGGCGGCGGTGGCGATATTTGAGACCATCCACAAGACAGAGCCATGTCGCTTGGACTACATGGAGATATACTCGTCATCCCTGTGGCATTTGCAGCGCGAGGTTGAGCTGTCAGCTCTCGCCCAGGATCTGATTAACCAGGACAAAACCAGCCCGGTTACCTGGTGTGTGTCCGGCAATTGCTTTTCGCTGCAAAAGGAGCACGAAACCGCGATCAAGTTCTTCAAGCGGGCTGTCCAAGTGGATCCAGACTTCGTCTACAGCTACACACTGTTGGGCCACGAACTCGTACTCACCGAAGAATTTGATAAGGCCATGGACTACTTCCGTGCAGCAGTGGTTAGAGATCCGCGGCATTACAATGCTTGGTACGGCATCGGCACCATCTACTCCAAGCAGGAGAAATACGAGCTGGCTGAGATTCACTACGTGAAGGCGCTGAAAATCAATCCACAGAACTCGGTTATTCTCGTGCACATCGGCGCCATGCAATTCTACATGAAGAAGAAGGATCTGTCGCTGCAGACGCTAAACACGGCCGCCACGCTGGACCCCAAGAACCCGCTGACGCGATTCCATCGCGGCTCCATCTACTTCTCGCTGGGCAAGTACCAGGAGGCGCTGCGCGAACTGGAGGAGCTCAAGGAAGTCGTGCCCAAGGAGTCGGTGGTGTTCTATCTGATCGGCAAAATCCACAAGACGCTCGGCAACATGGATCTGGCGCTGATGCACTTCAGCTGGGCCACCGACCTAGATCCCAAAGGTGCCAACAATCAAATCAAAGATGCCTTCGACTCAATGGCTCATCCCAGCTGCTGTCCGGCCAACACTACGGCCCTGGACGTTGATCTGGAGCCCACTTCGGAGCGTTCCGATGACTCGACGCAGGCGCAGCAGGACGGAAGCTACGACAGCGACTACTAG
- the MED4 gene encoding mediator complex subunit 4 produces MSFHLSTKERLLLLIDDIEMIAKELIEQAHQKISSTELVDLLDLLVAKDEEFRKMLELAEEQAKVEEAMDQLRAKVEVHDREIQKLQKSLKDAELILSTAIFQARQKLASINQANKRPVSSEELIKYAHRISSANAVSAPLTWCIGDLRRPYPTDIEMRNGLLGKSEQNINGGTVTHQNSGMPSEQQRTLSGSAGSGSGSGAGGEVPNAFQNQFNWNLGELHMTMGASGNTVALETRAQDDVEVMSTDSSSSSSSDSQ; encoded by the exons ATGTCGTTTCATTTGAGCACAAAAGAGCGCCTTCTGCTCCTGATCGACGACATTGAGATGATTGCCAAGGAGTTGATCGAGCAGGCGCACCAGAAGATCTCCAGCACCGAATTGGTGGACCTGTTGGATTTGCTGGTGGCCAAAGATGAGGAATTTCGCAAAATGCTGGAACTGGCGGAGGAGCAGGCGAAAGTGGAGGAGGCGATGGACCAACTGCGCGCTAAGGTCGAGGTGCAC GACCGTGAGATCCAGAAGCTGCAAAAGTCGCTAAAGGATGCGGAGCTCATACTGTCCACGGCCATCTTCCAAGCGCGACAGAAACTGGCCAGCATCAATCAGGCCAACAAACGACCGGTTTCATCCGAGGAGCTCATCAAATACGCACATCGGATTAGCTCCGCCAATGCGGTCAGTGCTCCGCTCACCTGGTGCATAGGTGACCTGCGGCGTCCCTATCCCACGGACATTGAGATGCGCAACGGGCTGCTGGGTAAATCCGAGCAGAACATCAACGGCGGAACAGTGACCCACCAGAACAGCGGCATGCCCTCGGAGCAGCAGCGAACGCTGTCCGGTAGCGCAggaagtgggagtggcagtGGCGCCGGCGGCGAGGTGCCCAATGCCTTCCAGAACCAGTTTAACTGGAATCTCGGAGAGCTGCACATGACCATGGGCGCCTCTGGGAACACAGTGGCCCTGGAGACGCGCGCCCAGGACGATGTGGAGGTCATGTCCACGGATAGCTCAAGCTCCAGTTCCAGCGATTCGCAGTAG
- the CG14830 gene encoding uncharacterized protein, isoform C — protein sequence MHERQVKKLKGSHYVATHGRLTPDPPYVHSNRGYSTDGDETHSHRAPSERTYSEYTLTHERISPQYNGSRKKRSSSSNGNHQHQHLQSSYSHSQMGLSSSPDNGGPRSLSGPPPTRQPPRAPSALSYDQAGDAGSDIYVTSAAYKAPSEISRYSQRPVSRGAPRSVYSVASTAKTGRSARSTTRRGAKVETMSAPNPFCPNVKGVCCLMLLLNLGLILVTLGFVIVVQFYEPLYVWILGIVFLVFGFLTLIGCMIYCVYVFRDAKTPSQVRNEDLYWTRHWQKNIGYTPQEINYKADKYDAYSDRYSVSKLSGKYSDRESQRY from the exons ATGCACGAGAGACAAGTGAAGAA GTTGAAGGGCAGCCATTATGTGGCCACGCACGGTCGCCTCACTCCGGATCCGCCCTACGTCCACTCGAACCGCGGCTATTCCACCGACGGCGATGAGACCCACTCCCACCGGGCGCCCTCGGAGCGCACCTATTCGGAGTACACGTTGACCCACGAGCGCATCTCGCCGCAGTACAATGGTTCGCGCAAGAAGCGCTCCTCATCCTCGAATGGAaaccatcagcatcagcaccTGCAGAGCAGCTACAGCCACAGTCAGATGGGCCTCTCCAGTTCGCCGGACAACGGAGGACCTCGCTCCCTCAGCGGACCGCCGCCCACGCGCCAGCCACCGCGTGCTCCGTCCGCCCTGAGCTATGACCAGGCTGGTGACGCCGGCAGcgacatctatgtgaccagtGCCGCCTACAAGGCGCCCTCCGAGATCAG TCGCTACAGTCAGCGTCCAGTGTCGCGAGGAGCTCCACGGAGTGTTTACTCCGTGGCCAGTACGGCCAAAACCGGACGCAGTGCGCGCTCGACGACTCGGCGAGGCGCCAAAGTGGAAACCATGTCCGCGCCGAATCCATTTTGCCCCAATGTCAAGGGCGTGTGCTGTCTGATGCTGTTGCTCAACTTGGGCCTGATCCTGGTGACGCTAGGATTCGTCATTGTGGTGCAGTTCTATGAGCCACTGTACGTGTGGATACTGGGAATTGTGTTCCTGGTCTTCGGCTTCCTCACGCTAATCGGCTGCATGATCTACTGTGTGTACGTGTTCCGGGATGCGAAGACGCCATCGCAGGTGCGCAACGAGGATCTCTACTGGACGCGGCACTGGCAGAAGAATATCGGATACACGCCGCAGGAGATCAACTACAAGGCGGACAAGTACGATGCCTACTCGGATCGCTATTCGGTTAGCAAGCTGAGTGGCAAATACTCGGATCGCGAGAGCCAGCGATACTGA